The following proteins are co-located in the Prinia subflava isolate CZ2003 ecotype Zambia chromosome 16, Cam_Psub_1.2, whole genome shotgun sequence genome:
- the HK3 gene encoding hexokinase-3 isoform X2: MGSRSTRPGSQNGRSGGPDRTDPERNLGAAQQDSGLWGPSTASPELGPVTRIGQSFLFQDRRGSVRILHRDENMDPSVSMDIDSRIPMDFVSQRRDSAPTTPIQRALRSLSIPLERLHIMKGHMIQDMCKGLSRQTHAQAKVRMLPTYICSTPNGTEKGNFLVVELCQSQVRILLATLYGDGNMSPHMVYKIFDLPEGITRGEGEALFDFIAQCVSQFLAETFSSDTSKPEERIPLGFVFPFTCRQTQLDKAELLSWSKGFSCSGVVGKDVVQLLQSAINKQELSQVDIVVVMNDTVGTMMTCSTEGRTCEIAMVADKGSNCCFMAEAHLVETADETSGRMCVNTEWGCFGDDGTLNDVFTPYDECVDVESSNPGEKRFEKMVGTLYLGEIVRHALIALTAEKAVFVGTDIAVLKEKGVFTMQHILDIVNNEDGIDDAKRILELLGLQASERDCSRVQQICRAVMGRAATLHAIGLAAILSYMCQTRNMETLMVNVGVDGELFGNYSRFEEIVMSVSRLLSPECKATLLPSRDGSGRGAAMVTAVALRLAAQRREVNEVLAPLRLTRADLEKVQALMREEMDRGLCKETNATASVRMLPTYVSHTPDGTERGIFLALDLGGTNFRVLVVHVKEEGISMASEIYIIPAAIMQGTGEALFDHIIDCIIDFQMKQNLVTDMLPLGFTFSFPCQQLGLDKALLLTWTKGFSASGCVGQDVVQLLREAAQRKQHAGMEVVALVNDTVGTMMACGYDDPKCEIGLIVGTGTNACYMEEMRNVGTVEGDQGRMCINMEWGAFGDNGCLDHLFTHFDKVVDDTTINPGKQRFEKLISGMYLGEIVRQILMVMTEKQLLFQGKLSPKLQTRNIFQTKFLSTVELNGLPLRQIQAVLSELELDASFEDTVLLREVCQTVSLRAAQLCAAGLAAVVEKMRENRGLDELSVTVGVDGTLYKLHPCFSNNLQKTLKDLAPKCNVSFLLSEDGSGKGAALVAAVASHAANAME; this comes from the exons aTGGGCAGCCGCAGCACCCGGCCCGGGTCCCAAAATGGCCGATCTGGCGGGCCGGACAGAACAGACCCAGAGCGAAATCTGGGCGCGGCGCAGCAGGACAGCGG CTTGTGGGGACCCTCAACTGCCTCCCCCGAGCTCGGCCCTGTGACCCGGATAGGGCAGAGCTTCCTATTCCAGGACCGCAGAGGCAGTGTGAGGATACTGCACAGGGACGAAAATATGGACCCCTCAGTGAGCATGGACATAGACAgcag GATCCCAATGGACTTCGTGAGCCAACGGCGTGATAGTGCGCCGACCACACCG ATACAACGAGCCCTGCGATCACTCAGCATCCCACTGGAGAGGCTGCATATTATGAAGGGCCACATGATACAGGACATGTGCAAGGGGCTGAGCCGCCAGACCCATGCACAGGCCAAAGTGCGTATGCTGCCCACCTACATCTGCTCCACTCCCAATGGCACTG AGAAGGGCAACTTTCTGGTggtggagctgtgccagagccaggTTCGGATCCTGTTGGCGACCCTCTACGGAGATGGAAACATGAGCCCCCACATGGTGTACAAGATCTTTGACCTGCCAGAGGGCATCACGCGAGGCGAGGGGGAAGCG CTCTTTGACTTCATTGCGCAATGCGTGTCCCAGTTCCTGGCCGAGACCTTCAGCTCTGACACCAGCAAGCCTGAGGAACGCATCCCCTTGGGGTTTGTGTTCCCCTTCACCTGCCGGCAGACGCAGCTGGACAAG GCAGAACTCCTCTCCTGGTCCAAGGGCTTCAGCTGCAGTGGTGTGGTGGGGAAGGATGTGGtacagctgctgcagtcagcCATCAATAAGCAGGAG CTCTCCCAAGTGGACATTGTTGTCGTGATGAATGACACTGTGGGCACCATGATGACCTGCAGCACGGAGGGGAGAACCTGTGAAATTGCCATGGTTGCAG ACAAGGGCTCCAACTGTTGCTTCATGGCCGAGGCACACCTGGTGGAAACAGCAGACGAGACCAGCGGGCGGATGTGTGTCAACACTGAGTGGGGCTGCTTTGGGGATGATGGCACCCTGAATGATGTCTTCACACCCTATGATGAATGCGTGGATGTGGAATCTTCCAACCCTGGGGAGAAGAG GTTTGAGAAGATGGTGGGCACCCTGTACCTGGGGGAGATTGTCCGGCACGCTCTGATTGCCCTGACCGCTGAGAAAGCTGTCTTTGTTGGGACTGATATTGCCGTCCTGAAGGAGAAGGGAGTGTTCACGATGCAGCATATTCTGGATATCGTCAA CAACGAGGATGGAATAGATGACGCGAAGAGGATTCTGGAGCTTCTGGGGCTGCAGGCAAGCGAGCGGGATTGCAGCCGGGTGCAGCAGATCTGCCGGGCAGTGATGGGGCGTGCTGCCACACTCCATGCCATTGGGCTGGCTGCCATCCTCAGCTACATGTGCCAGACCCGGAACATGGAGACACTGATGGTCAACGTGGGGGTGGATGGAGAATTATTCGGGAACTACTCCAG GTTTGAGGAGATTGTGATGAGTGTGTCAAGGCTACTGTCCCCTGAGTGCAAGGCCACCCTTCTGCCCTCTAGAGATGGCTCTGGGCGGGGGGCAGCCATGGTGACAGCAGTGGCTTTGCGCCTGGCAGCCCAGCGCCGTGAGGTGAACGAGGTGCTGGCCCCACTACGGCTCACCCGCGCTGACCTGGAGAAAGTCCAGGCGCTGATGAGGGAGGAGATGGACCGGGGCCTGTGTAAGGAGACCAATGCCACTGCTTCTGTCCGCATGCTGCCCACCTATGTTTCTCACACACCTGATGGCACTG AGCGAGGCATCTTCCTGGCGCTGGACCTGGGGGGGACCAATTTCCGTGTGCTGGTGGTGCATGTGAAAGAGGAGGGCATCAGCATGGCCAGCGAGATCTACATCATCCCAGCTGCCATCATGCAGGGCACGGGCGAGGCG CTCTTTGACCACATCATTGACTGCATCATAGACTTCCAGATGAAGCAGAACCTAGTGACAGACATGCTGCCTCTTGGcttcaccttctccttcccctgccagcagctgggcttAGATAAG GCATTGCTGCTGACCTGGACCAAAGGCTTCAGTGCCTCGGGCTGTGTGGGACAGGACGTTGTCCAGCTGCTGCGGGAGGCTGCCCAGCGCAAACAG CACGCAGGGATGGAAGTGGTGGCTCTGGTCAACGACACAGTGGGAACCATGATGGCCTGTGGTTATGATGACCCCAAATGTGAAATTGGCCTCATTGTGG ggacagggaccaaTGCCTGTTACATGGAGGAGATGAGGAACGTGGGCACTGTGGAGGGAGACCAGGGCCGTATGTGCATCAACATGGAGTGGGGGGCCTTTGGGGACAACGGCTGCCTAGACCACCTCTTCACCCATTTCGACAAGGTGGTGGATGATACAACCATCAACCCGGGCAAACAGAG GTTTGAGAAGCTCATCAGCGGCATGTACCTGGGCGAGATTGTGCGTCAGATCCTGATGGTAATGACAGAGAAACAGCTCTTGTTCCAAGGCAAACTCAGCCCCAAACTCCAGACCAGGAACATCTTCCAGACCAAGTTCCTCTCTACCGTAGAGCT CAACGGGCTGCCCCTGCGGCAGATACAGGCCGTCCTGAGTGAACTGGAGCTCGATGCCAGCTTCGAGGACACCGTGCTGCTGCGGGAGGTGTGCCAGACCGTGTCCCTGCGGGCGGCCCAGCTCTGCGCTGCTGGCTTGGCTGCCGTGGTGGAGAAGATGCGGGAGAACCGGGGCCTGGACGAACTGTCTGTCACTGTTGGGGTGGATGGCACCTTGTACAAGCTGCATCCATG CTTCTCCAACAACCTCCAGAAGACACTGAAGGACCTGGCACCCAAGTGCAATGTGTCCTTCCTGCTATCAGAGGATGGCTCGGGGAAAGGGGCTGCACTCGTGGCAGCTGTGGCCAGTCATGCTGCCAACGCCATGGAATAG
- the HK3 gene encoding hexokinase-3 isoform X1 translates to MGSRSTRPGSQNGRSGGPDRTDPERNLGAAQQDSGLWGPSTASPELGPVTRIGQSFLFQDRRGSVRILHRDENMDPSVSMDIDSRIPMDFVSQRRDSAPTTPIQRALRSLSIPLERLHIMKGHMIQDMCKGLSRQTHAQAKVRMLPTYICSTPNGTEKGNFLVVELCQSQVRILLATLYGDGNMSPHMVYKIFDLPEGITRGEGEALFDFIAQCVSQFLAETFSSDTSKPEERIPLGFVFPFTCRQTQLDKAELLSWSKGFSCSGVVGKDVVQLLQSAINKQEVGANGTGSGNGTTATGSHWLSPWRVWKSSEITSGQLSQVDIVVVMNDTVGTMMTCSTEGRTCEIAMVADKGSNCCFMAEAHLVETADETSGRMCVNTEWGCFGDDGTLNDVFTPYDECVDVESSNPGEKRFEKMVGTLYLGEIVRHALIALTAEKAVFVGTDIAVLKEKGVFTMQHILDIVNNEDGIDDAKRILELLGLQASERDCSRVQQICRAVMGRAATLHAIGLAAILSYMCQTRNMETLMVNVGVDGELFGNYSRFEEIVMSVSRLLSPECKATLLPSRDGSGRGAAMVTAVALRLAAQRREVNEVLAPLRLTRADLEKVQALMREEMDRGLCKETNATASVRMLPTYVSHTPDGTERGIFLALDLGGTNFRVLVVHVKEEGISMASEIYIIPAAIMQGTGEALFDHIIDCIIDFQMKQNLVTDMLPLGFTFSFPCQQLGLDKALLLTWTKGFSASGCVGQDVVQLLREAAQRKQHAGMEVVALVNDTVGTMMACGYDDPKCEIGLIVGTGTNACYMEEMRNVGTVEGDQGRMCINMEWGAFGDNGCLDHLFTHFDKVVDDTTINPGKQRFEKLISGMYLGEIVRQILMVMTEKQLLFQGKLSPKLQTRNIFQTKFLSTVELNGLPLRQIQAVLSELELDASFEDTVLLREVCQTVSLRAAQLCAAGLAAVVEKMRENRGLDELSVTVGVDGTLYKLHPCFSNNLQKTLKDLAPKCNVSFLLSEDGSGKGAALVAAVASHAANAME, encoded by the exons aTGGGCAGCCGCAGCACCCGGCCCGGGTCCCAAAATGGCCGATCTGGCGGGCCGGACAGAACAGACCCAGAGCGAAATCTGGGCGCGGCGCAGCAGGACAGCGG CTTGTGGGGACCCTCAACTGCCTCCCCCGAGCTCGGCCCTGTGACCCGGATAGGGCAGAGCTTCCTATTCCAGGACCGCAGAGGCAGTGTGAGGATACTGCACAGGGACGAAAATATGGACCCCTCAGTGAGCATGGACATAGACAgcag GATCCCAATGGACTTCGTGAGCCAACGGCGTGATAGTGCGCCGACCACACCG ATACAACGAGCCCTGCGATCACTCAGCATCCCACTGGAGAGGCTGCATATTATGAAGGGCCACATGATACAGGACATGTGCAAGGGGCTGAGCCGCCAGACCCATGCACAGGCCAAAGTGCGTATGCTGCCCACCTACATCTGCTCCACTCCCAATGGCACTG AGAAGGGCAACTTTCTGGTggtggagctgtgccagagccaggTTCGGATCCTGTTGGCGACCCTCTACGGAGATGGAAACATGAGCCCCCACATGGTGTACAAGATCTTTGACCTGCCAGAGGGCATCACGCGAGGCGAGGGGGAAGCG CTCTTTGACTTCATTGCGCAATGCGTGTCCCAGTTCCTGGCCGAGACCTTCAGCTCTGACACCAGCAAGCCTGAGGAACGCATCCCCTTGGGGTTTGTGTTCCCCTTCACCTGCCGGCAGACGCAGCTGGACAAG GCAGAACTCCTCTCCTGGTCCAAGGGCTTCAGCTGCAGTGGTGTGGTGGGGAAGGATGTGGtacagctgctgcagtcagcCATCAATAAGCAGGAGGTGGGGGCCAATGGGACTGGATCAGGCAATGGGACAACGGCCACTGGTAGCCATTGGCTGTCCCCTTGGAGGGTCTGGAAATCCTCTGAAATTACTTCTGGCCAGCTCTCCCAAGTGGACATTGTTGTCGTGATGAATGACACTGTGGGCACCATGATGACCTGCAGCACGGAGGGGAGAACCTGTGAAATTGCCATGGTTGCAG ACAAGGGCTCCAACTGTTGCTTCATGGCCGAGGCACACCTGGTGGAAACAGCAGACGAGACCAGCGGGCGGATGTGTGTCAACACTGAGTGGGGCTGCTTTGGGGATGATGGCACCCTGAATGATGTCTTCACACCCTATGATGAATGCGTGGATGTGGAATCTTCCAACCCTGGGGAGAAGAG GTTTGAGAAGATGGTGGGCACCCTGTACCTGGGGGAGATTGTCCGGCACGCTCTGATTGCCCTGACCGCTGAGAAAGCTGTCTTTGTTGGGACTGATATTGCCGTCCTGAAGGAGAAGGGAGTGTTCACGATGCAGCATATTCTGGATATCGTCAA CAACGAGGATGGAATAGATGACGCGAAGAGGATTCTGGAGCTTCTGGGGCTGCAGGCAAGCGAGCGGGATTGCAGCCGGGTGCAGCAGATCTGCCGGGCAGTGATGGGGCGTGCTGCCACACTCCATGCCATTGGGCTGGCTGCCATCCTCAGCTACATGTGCCAGACCCGGAACATGGAGACACTGATGGTCAACGTGGGGGTGGATGGAGAATTATTCGGGAACTACTCCAG GTTTGAGGAGATTGTGATGAGTGTGTCAAGGCTACTGTCCCCTGAGTGCAAGGCCACCCTTCTGCCCTCTAGAGATGGCTCTGGGCGGGGGGCAGCCATGGTGACAGCAGTGGCTTTGCGCCTGGCAGCCCAGCGCCGTGAGGTGAACGAGGTGCTGGCCCCACTACGGCTCACCCGCGCTGACCTGGAGAAAGTCCAGGCGCTGATGAGGGAGGAGATGGACCGGGGCCTGTGTAAGGAGACCAATGCCACTGCTTCTGTCCGCATGCTGCCCACCTATGTTTCTCACACACCTGATGGCACTG AGCGAGGCATCTTCCTGGCGCTGGACCTGGGGGGGACCAATTTCCGTGTGCTGGTGGTGCATGTGAAAGAGGAGGGCATCAGCATGGCCAGCGAGATCTACATCATCCCAGCTGCCATCATGCAGGGCACGGGCGAGGCG CTCTTTGACCACATCATTGACTGCATCATAGACTTCCAGATGAAGCAGAACCTAGTGACAGACATGCTGCCTCTTGGcttcaccttctccttcccctgccagcagctgggcttAGATAAG GCATTGCTGCTGACCTGGACCAAAGGCTTCAGTGCCTCGGGCTGTGTGGGACAGGACGTTGTCCAGCTGCTGCGGGAGGCTGCCCAGCGCAAACAG CACGCAGGGATGGAAGTGGTGGCTCTGGTCAACGACACAGTGGGAACCATGATGGCCTGTGGTTATGATGACCCCAAATGTGAAATTGGCCTCATTGTGG ggacagggaccaaTGCCTGTTACATGGAGGAGATGAGGAACGTGGGCACTGTGGAGGGAGACCAGGGCCGTATGTGCATCAACATGGAGTGGGGGGCCTTTGGGGACAACGGCTGCCTAGACCACCTCTTCACCCATTTCGACAAGGTGGTGGATGATACAACCATCAACCCGGGCAAACAGAG GTTTGAGAAGCTCATCAGCGGCATGTACCTGGGCGAGATTGTGCGTCAGATCCTGATGGTAATGACAGAGAAACAGCTCTTGTTCCAAGGCAAACTCAGCCCCAAACTCCAGACCAGGAACATCTTCCAGACCAAGTTCCTCTCTACCGTAGAGCT CAACGGGCTGCCCCTGCGGCAGATACAGGCCGTCCTGAGTGAACTGGAGCTCGATGCCAGCTTCGAGGACACCGTGCTGCTGCGGGAGGTGTGCCAGACCGTGTCCCTGCGGGCGGCCCAGCTCTGCGCTGCTGGCTTGGCTGCCGTGGTGGAGAAGATGCGGGAGAACCGGGGCCTGGACGAACTGTCTGTCACTGTTGGGGTGGATGGCACCTTGTACAAGCTGCATCCATG CTTCTCCAACAACCTCCAGAAGACACTGAAGGACCTGGCACCCAAGTGCAATGTGTCCTTCCTGCTATCAGAGGATGGCTCGGGGAAAGGGGCTGCACTCGTGGCAGCTGTGGCCAGTCATGCTGCCAACGCCATGGAATAG